GTCCAAGCCGCGTCCGGACTACGCCACCAGAGAACTCTGGGATGGCACCTACTTACGTTCGGAGGCAACGTATTTCGGCCCCGCGTACATGATCAACTGGTTGCACAACGACCTCGCGCCGAACTTCACCGTCGAGATCGCCCTGATCAACTGCCACTATCCGGTGACGCACAATTCGTTCGTGTTGCAGTGGGGCGTGGCGGTTCAGCGTAATCCCGGCCTTCCCGCGGAGAAGGCCGAGAAGCTGGCGGCGACCATGAGCCGGAGCTTCGGGGACGGTTTCATGGAGGACGTCGAGATCTGGAAGAACAAGACGCGCATCGACAACCCGTTGCTCACGGAGGAGGACGGGCCGGTGTACCACCATCGCCGGTGGTACGAGCAGTTCTACGTCGACGTCGCCGATGTCACCGCCGACATGACCGACCGCTTCGAGCAGGAAGTCGACACCACGCACGCCAACGAGCTCTGGCAGCAGGAGGTCGCGGCCAACATGGCGGCGCACAACACCGCACAAGCCTCGCACTGACTTTCCGCCGTAAGCTGGCCGCGATGAACACAAGGCCAGCGCTGGACGTGACGACTTTGCGCGACGGGCTCGAGGGCCTGGCGTGGCGGCGCGTCGACATCGTCGAAGACACCGGATCCACCAATGCCGACCTGCTGGCGCGGGCGGCGGCGGGCGAGGACATCGTCGGAGCGGTGCTGTTCGCCGAGCATCAGAACGCCGGTCGCGGCCGCCATGGCAGGCACTGGTCGGCACCGCCCCGCTCGCAGGTGATCGTGTCCTTCGGTGTCGACGGCTCGGCCGTGTCGCCGAATCGATGGGGATGGCTGCCCTTGGCCACCGGCCTGGCGATCGTCGACGCGGTCGCCGAGGTCACCGGGACGCGGGTCGGCCTGAAATGGCCCAACGATGTCCTGGTCGGCCCGGGCGGCGGAAAGCTGGCCGGCATCCTCGCGGAGGTGGCCTCACCTGCTCCGGTCATCGTGGTCGGGCTGGGCCTGAATGTGACGATGACCGCCGAGGAAGCTCCCGATCCGCGCGCCACCTCGCTCACCCAACTGGGCGCCGCGACGGTTGACCGGGCACCCCTGGCGCGCGCCCTGCTGCGTCAGCTCGATGCCCGTATCGCCGCCTGGCATCGCGACGATCCCTCGCTCGCCGCTGACTACCGTGCCCGCAGCGTCACCATCGGCAGCCGGGTCCGGGCGATCCTGCCCGGCGACAACACGTTGCTGGGCGTGGCCGCCGATGTCGACGAACTCGGCCGCTTGGTCATCGACACCGGAACCGAACGGGTCACGGTGTCGGCAGGCGACATCACGCACCTGCGGCCCGAGGAGTCGTAGAGTGCTGCCGTGGGCTACCCGGAGAATGTGCTGGCCAAGGACGAGCAGGTGGTGCTGCATCGGCACCCACACTGGAAACGTCTCATCGGTCCGGTCCTCGTCCTCATCCTGACCACCGCGGCCTCGGCGTTCGTGGCGGCCGTGGTCAACACGATGGACTGGCAGGCGACCGCCAAGAACGTCCTGTTCATCGTGATCGGCGTGATCTGGCTGGTAGTGATCGGCTGGCTGACCGTCTGGCCGTTCCTGAGCTGGTGGACCACCCATTTCGTGATCACCGACCGGCGGGTGATGTTCCGCCACGGCCTGCTGACCCGCTCGGGGATCGACATTCCGCTCGCCCGGATCAACAGCGTCGAATTCCGCCATGGCCTGACCGACCGGCTGATGCGCACCGGCACGCTGATCATCGAATCGGCATCGCAGGACCCGCTGGAATTCCACGACATCCCGCGCGTGGAGCAGGTGCATTCACTGCTGTACCACGAAGTCTTCGACACCCTGGGAGATGAAGAGTCGCCCAGCTGACCTGATGCTGATCCTGCTCGGGGCCTTCATGTCGCAACCGAGAGGCTTGAATCCCGGTGCGGCCCACCGTAACTGGGTCGGCCAACCTTCATTGTCCTACTACCGGCGCGCGAGACGATCTTCCCGCAACTCGACCGTCGGTGAATCAGGAACTCTTGGACACCGGGTCCGAATCATCGCCCAGCTGACGGGCTTTCGAGCGGCGACTCGGCCGCCGCAGTGGAGTGACGGTCGCGGACTTGCGCTCGGAATGATCCTCGAAGGCCTCGACGAACCCGCCGCCGGTCAGCGTGGATTCGAGTGCCAGATCAGGCTTGTCGACGAACTCGTCGGGGAACACCCAGCGGCGGAACGCCCAGAACCGGAAGGCCATCTGCAGCAGATTGCCCAGGATGTAGGCCGAGATGAAGTCGGCGATGTTCTCCACCGTGAGGGAGACCTCGGGCACCCGCAGTCCCAGCACATAGCTGGAGAAATACAGCGGCAACATCGACAGCAGCACACCCACACCGCTGAATGCGAAGAACAGCAGGGCCTCGTGGTGCCGCTCGCGGCCGCCGCGGTTCTGGAAGCTCCATTCCCTGTTGAGGATGTAGGAGGCGATGACCGCGACGATGCCGGCGATGATCTTGGCGGTGACCGGCTTGGGCTCCAGCACCGTGAGCTTGAGGGTGTAGAAAATCGCCGAATCGATGACAAACGTCGTCGCGCCGACGATCGCGAACTTGATCAGCTCGTGATGCCGCTCGGCAAAGGGACGGACGAACCGCGGCAATCGAGCGATTGTCGCATCGGCGAAGGACACAGCTAGGCAGTGTACGTAAATGCGCGGTCCGATGCCGCATCGCTGCTGATGCCGGAGCTTAACTGCAGGTCAATGCGCCGGTCACGACGAGGACATCAATCCGCGCATGACACCATAGGGGCGTGCCGACAACTCCCAAGAAGCCGTCTTCGCCCGCAAGCGGGCGGAATCCGACAGTGGCGATGATCGGTGGCGGTCAGCTCGCGAGGATGACCCACCAGGCGGCCATCGCGCTCGGGCAGACCCTGCGGGTGCTGGCCGCCGGACCCGACGAATCCGCCGCGCAGGTCAGTCCCGATGTCGTCATCGGTTCCCACACCGACCTGGACGCGCTGCGCCGGGCGGCAGACGGTGCAGCGGTGCTGACGTTCGATCACGAGCACGTGCCCACCGAGCACCTCGAGACCCTGGTAGCCGACGGCGTCACGGTCAATCCGCCACCGCAGGCGCTGGTCCATGCCCAGGACAAGTTGCTGATGCGACGCAAGCTGCACAGCCTGGGCGTCCCGGTGCCGCGCTTCGCGGAGATCACCTCGGTATCCGACGTCGAGGCGTTCGTGGCCGAGATCGACGGTCCGGTGGTGATCAAGACCGTGCGCGGCGGTTACGACGGCAAGGGCGTGGTGATGGCCGACGATCTGGCGACCGCCCGGGAGGTCGTGGCCGGTTACCTCGCCGACGGGGTCCCGGTACTGGCCGAGGAACGGGTCCCGATGCGCCGCGAGCTGGCCGCGCTGGTGGCCCGCTCTCCGTTCGGGCAAGGTGCGGCCTGGCCGGTGGTGGAAACCGTGCAGCGCGACGGAATCTGCGTCGAGGTCTACGCCCCGGCGCCCGGCCTGTCCGATGAACTCGGCTCGGCCGCACAGGAACTCGGCCTGCGCGTGGCGAACGAGCTGGGTGTGGTCGGGGTGTTGGCGGTGGAGTTGTTCGAGACGGTCGATGGCACATTGCTGGTCAACGAGTTGGCCATGCGGCCACACAACTCCGGGCACTGGACCATGGACGGCGCGGTGACGAGCCAGTTCGAGCAGCATCTGCGCGCCGTGCTCGACTATCCGCTCGGCGACACCTCGGCGATCGCACCGGCCGCGGTGATGGCCAATGTGCTCGGTGCACCGCAGGCACCGGCGATGTCGATGGACGAGCGGCTGCACCACCTCTTCGCGCGGATTCCGGACGCGAAGGTGCACCTGTACGGCAAGGGGGAGCGGCCCGGACGCAAACTCGGGCACGTCAACATCATCGGCGCCGACATGGAGGAACTACGCGAGCGCGCGGTACGGGCTGCGCACTGGTTGTCACACGGCGAGTGGACTGACGGATGGGATGAACACGGTGACTAGCGAAGCGACGGGATCGGGTCCCAAGGTCGGACTCATCATGGGCAGCGACAGCGACTGGTCGGTGATGTCGGACGCGGCCACCGCGCTCGCGGAGTTCGAG
The window above is part of the Mycolicibacterium fortuitum subsp. fortuitum genome. Proteins encoded here:
- a CDS encoding biotin--[acetyl-CoA-carboxylase] ligase, coding for MNTRPALDVTTLRDGLEGLAWRRVDIVEDTGSTNADLLARAAAGEDIVGAVLFAEHQNAGRGRHGRHWSAPPRSQVIVSFGVDGSAVSPNRWGWLPLATGLAIVDAVAEVTGTRVGLKWPNDVLVGPGGGKLAGILAEVASPAPVIVVGLGLNVTMTAEEAPDPRATSLTQLGAATVDRAPLARALLRQLDARIAAWHRDDPSLAADYRARSVTIGSRVRAILPGDNTLLGVAADVDELGRLVIDTGTERVTVSAGDITHLRPEES
- a CDS encoding 5-(carboxyamino)imidazole ribonucleotide synthase, giving the protein MIGGGQLARMTHQAAIALGQTLRVLAAGPDESAAQVSPDVVIGSHTDLDALRRAADGAAVLTFDHEHVPTEHLETLVADGVTVNPPPQALVHAQDKLLMRRKLHSLGVPVPRFAEITSVSDVEAFVAEIDGPVVIKTVRGGYDGKGVVMADDLATAREVVAGYLADGVPVLAEERVPMRRELAALVARSPFGQGAAWPVVETVQRDGICVEVYAPAPGLSDELGSAAQELGLRVANELGVVGVLAVELFETVDGTLLVNELAMRPHNSGHWTMDGAVTSQFEQHLRAVLDYPLGDTSAIAPAAVMANVLGAPQAPAMSMDERLHHLFARIPDAKVHLYGKGERPGRKLGHVNIIGADMEELRERAVRAAHWLSHGEWTDGWDEHGD
- a CDS encoding PH domain-containing protein encodes the protein MGYPENVLAKDEQVVLHRHPHWKRLIGPVLVLILTTAASAFVAAVVNTMDWQATAKNVLFIVIGVIWLVVIGWLTVWPFLSWWTTHFVITDRRVMFRHGLLTRSGIDIPLARINSVEFRHGLTDRLMRTGTLIIESASQDPLEFHDIPRVEQVHSLLYHEVFDTLGDEESPS
- a CDS encoding GtrA family protein, coding for MSFADATIARLPRFVRPFAERHHELIKFAIVGATTFVIDSAIFYTLKLTVLEPKPVTAKIIAGIVAVIASYILNREWSFQNRGGRERHHEALLFFAFSGVGVLLSMLPLYFSSYVLGLRVPEVSLTVENIADFISAYILGNLLQMAFRFWAFRRWVFPDEFVDKPDLALESTLTGGGFVEAFEDHSERKSATVTPLRRPSRRSKARQLGDDSDPVSKSS